GTAGACCGTGTTCACCGGCATCGTCGGCGAGATGGGGACGATCGAGGCGATCAGCGCCACGCCGGACGGTGCCCACATCCGCCTCGCCGCGCCCGCAGCCGCCCCGGAGTGCGCGATCGGCGACTCGGTAGCGCTCGACGGCTGCTGCCTGACGGTCGTCGCGATCGGCGACGGCGCGCTCGAGTTCGACGCGGTGGCCGAGACGCTGCGGCGCACGACCCTGGGTGACCTGCGGCCGGGAGACCGCGTGAACGTCGAGCCGGCGATGCGCATGGGCGACCGGCTCGGCGGCCACTGGGTGCAGGGCCATGTCGACGGCGTTGGGGAGGTGACGGCGGTCGCGCCCGACGGCGACGGCGTCCGCGTCACGTTCTCGGC
This region of Gaiellales bacterium genomic DNA includes:
- a CDS encoding riboflavin synthase encodes the protein MFTGIVGEMGTIEAISATPDGAHIRLAAPAAAPECAIGDSVALDGCCLTVVAIGDGALEFDAVAETLRRTTLGDLRPGDRVNVEPAMRMGDRLGGHWVQGHVDGVGEVTAVAPDGDGVRVTFSAPEAVARYTIEKGSVTVAGVSLTVAAYDDDGFTVALIPHTRAVTTLGALAPGTRVNLEADLVGKYVEKLVGAAALVPSKQPS